From one Marinobacter sp. LV10MA510-1 genomic stretch:
- a CDS encoding sulfite exporter TauE/SafE family protein yields the protein MTLTEMVLLAALGGVAGFINVLSAGGSMLTLPLLMFLGLPPQVANGTNRVAITLQSVTAVGSFFRNGHGQLGIGLRLAVPAVLGSLLGAWLATDVSAAVFEFILVAAMIATSAFLLLPAPKLDTRPLTPQRLGPVIYAAMFVVGLYGGFIQVGVGALFIVALHRMLKIDLLQVNVLKVFIILLYTIPALAIFAGSGQVRWAMGLTLAAGNIAGAIIAVKVNVGPRGAQWVKWLTLIMVGAIVIRLIVA from the coding sequence ATGACGCTCACTGAAATGGTTTTGCTGGCTGCCCTGGGCGGGGTCGCCGGCTTTATTAACGTGCTCTCCGCCGGCGGCTCAATGCTCACTTTGCCCTTGCTGATGTTTCTGGGCTTGCCGCCCCAGGTTGCCAATGGCACCAATCGGGTCGCTATAACGTTGCAGAGCGTTACCGCCGTTGGCAGTTTTTTCCGTAACGGGCACGGCCAGCTAGGCATTGGTTTGCGCCTGGCCGTGCCGGCCGTGCTGGGATCCTTGCTTGGTGCATGGCTTGCAACCGATGTGTCGGCAGCTGTTTTCGAGTTCATTCTGGTTGCCGCCATGATCGCCACCTCGGCATTTTTACTGTTGCCAGCGCCAAAGCTGGACACTCGGCCTTTAACCCCCCAACGGCTCGGCCCGGTGATCTACGCCGCCATGTTTGTGGTGGGTCTTTACGGTGGTTTCATTCAGGTGGGAGTAGGGGCGCTGTTTATTGTGGCGCTGCACCGTATGCTGAAAATAGACCTGCTCCAGGTGAACGTGCTCAAAGTCTTCATCATTCTTCTGTATACCATCCCGGCACTGGCGATATTCGCAGGCAGTGGGCAAGTACGCTGGGCCATGGGCCTGACCCTGGCCGCAGGTAACATTGCCGGGGCAATCATTGCGGTGAAGGTCAATGTTGGGCCACGGGGTGCACAGTGGGTGAAATGGCTAACTCTGATTATGGTCGGCGCCATTGTTATTCGCCTGATTGTCGCTTGA
- a CDS encoding sulfate/molybdate ABC transporter ATP-binding protein — translation MSITVDGINKRFGKFQALNNVSLDIPEGKLTALLGPSGSGKTTLLRIIAGLESADSGQISFSGKDVTGLHVRDRNIGFVFQHYALFRHMTVAQNIAFGLDSLPRKQRPAKAGIQKRVSELLEMIQLPHLAQRYPAQLSGGQKQRVALARSIATQPKILLLDEPFGALDAKVRKDLRRWLRNLHDEFHFTSIFVTHDQEEALELSDQVVVMSQGQVEQVNEPIELYARPESRFVFDFLGQVNVISGQVKQGSLSQGNAWVTVPGVQHKGDAQLYLRPHEVRLATAPVAHANLPLRIEAVSLIGSEVRVELRPEGWQSEGSDNIWEVGISHAEFNSQRPTRGDLRYAVPEVGHLFTGNDAQPATVNWAEAELAPRVRLIR, via the coding sequence ATGAGTATTACTGTTGATGGCATCAACAAGCGCTTTGGCAAGTTTCAGGCGCTGAATAACGTCTCTCTGGATATTCCCGAGGGCAAACTCACCGCTTTGCTGGGCCCTTCCGGCTCGGGCAAAACGACCCTGCTGCGCATTATTGCCGGGCTGGAGTCTGCAGACAGCGGGCAAATCTCGTTTTCAGGCAAGGATGTTACCGGGCTTCACGTGCGCGATCGCAACATCGGTTTTGTGTTTCAGCACTATGCTCTGTTCCGCCACATGACCGTGGCACAGAACATTGCTTTCGGCCTGGATTCTCTGCCGCGCAAACAGCGCCCGGCAAAAGCGGGCATTCAGAAGCGCGTTAGTGAGCTGCTGGAAATGATTCAGTTACCCCACCTGGCCCAACGCTACCCGGCGCAATTGTCCGGTGGTCAGAAACAGCGGGTGGCATTGGCCCGCTCGATTGCGACCCAACCGAAAATTCTACTCTTGGATGAACCCTTTGGAGCGCTGGACGCCAAAGTACGTAAAGACTTGCGCCGTTGGCTGCGCAATCTGCACGATGAATTCCACTTCACCAGCATTTTCGTGACCCACGACCAAGAAGAAGCGTTGGAACTGTCTGATCAGGTGGTGGTTATGAGCCAGGGCCAAGTGGAGCAGGTGAATGAACCCATAGAACTTTACGCTCGGCCAGAGAGCCGCTTTGTGTTCGATTTTTTGGGCCAGGTCAATGTGATTTCTGGCCAGGTGAAGCAAGGCAGCCTGAGCCAGGGTAATGCCTGGGTAACCGTACCCGGGGTGCAGCACAAAGGAGACGCCCAGCTTTACCTGCGGCCCCACGAAGTCCGGCTGGCAACAGCGCCGGTGGCGCACGCCAATTTACCGCTGCGCATTGAAGCAGTCAGCCTGATTGGCTCGGAAGTGCGGGTTGAGTTACGCCCTGAGGGCTGGCAAAGCGAAGGCTCGGATAACATCTGGGAAGTTGGCATCAGCCATGCCGAATTCAACAGCCAGCGCCCGACTCGCGGCGATCTGCGTTATGCAGTGCCGGAGGTCGGGCATCTGTTTACCGGTAACGACGCTCAGCCCGCAACCGTTAACTGGGCCGAAGCGGAACTGGCACCCCGGGTTCGCTTGATCCGCTGA
- a CDS encoding c-type cytochrome, producing the protein MKTAVVSIILCLCAGTAFADELYKQGKQVFDQSQPSCAICHTLADAGSAGVIGPNFNDLKPSEEQVWKALNGGVGIMPNFSDSLSQEQMKAVAHYVAEASKQ; encoded by the coding sequence ATGAAAACAGCGGTTGTTAGTATTATATTATGTCTGTGTGCTGGGACCGCTTTTGCAGACGAACTTTACAAACAGGGTAAGCAGGTATTTGATCAGTCTCAGCCTTCCTGCGCGATTTGCCACACTTTGGCAGACGCAGGGTCGGCAGGTGTTATCGGACCCAACTTCAATGATCTGAAGCCTTCTGAAGAGCAGGTTTGGAAGGCGCTGAACGGCGGGGTTGGTATTATGCCGAATTTTTCGGACAGCCTGTCGCAAGAGCAGATGAAAGCGGTGGCGCATTACGTCGCCGAAGCCTCTAAGCAGTAG
- the cysW gene encoding sulfate ABC transporter permease subunit CysW: MASTRSRSSRSLQQRRVGDSPAIKWLLIGIAIAVTAGLLIMPLVVIFTEALSAGWSTFADNLLDQYTLHAIGLTLFVAALTVPLNLVFGVALAWLVTRFRFPGRKLLITLIDIPFAVSPVVAGLLYLLLYGRNGWIGSWLADYDIQLMFSWPGIVMVTVFVTCPFVARELIPLMQQQGSEEEEAGVVLGASGWRIFRTITLPNIKWALIYGVVLTNARAVGEFGAVSVVAGNIRGQTNTLPLHVELLYQDYNVVGAFTSASLLAGIAVFTLAAKGFVEWRQARTVIRLQAQETV; this comes from the coding sequence ATGGCAAGCACCCGGTCCCGCTCTTCACGCTCTTTACAACAGCGTCGCGTTGGCGACAGCCCGGCCATAAAGTGGCTGCTGATTGGCATTGCCATCGCTGTTACCGCTGGCCTTTTAATTATGCCGCTGGTGGTTATTTTCACCGAAGCCCTGAGCGCCGGGTGGAGCACCTTCGCTGATAACCTGCTAGACCAGTACACTCTGCACGCCATCGGGCTGACCTTGTTTGTGGCCGCTTTGACCGTGCCGCTAAACCTGGTGTTTGGTGTCGCGCTGGCCTGGCTGGTCACCCGGTTTCGCTTTCCCGGCCGTAAACTGCTGATCACCCTGATTGATATTCCGTTTGCGGTGTCGCCAGTGGTGGCTGGTTTGCTGTATCTGCTGCTGTATGGCCGTAACGGCTGGATTGGCAGCTGGCTGGCGGATTATGACATTCAGCTGATGTTCAGCTGGCCCGGCATTGTTATGGTGACGGTGTTTGTGACCTGCCCGTTTGTGGCCCGCGAGCTGATTCCGCTGATGCAACAGCAAGGCAGCGAGGAAGAAGAGGCCGGCGTGGTGCTTGGCGCATCGGGTTGGAGAATATTTCGGACCATCACACTACCCAACATCAAATGGGCGCTTATCTACGGCGTTGTACTGACCAACGCTCGTGCAGTCGGCGAATTTGGCGCGGTGTCGGTGGTGGCGGGTAACATTCGAGGGCAAACCAACACCCTGCCCCTGCACGTGGAATTGTTGTACCAGGATTATAACGTTGTCGGCGCGTTCACCAGCGCTTCACTATTGGCCGGCATTGCCGTGTTTACGTTGGCCGCTAAAGGTTTTGTGGAATGGCGGCAGGCTCGTACCGTGATCCGCCTGCAAGCACAGGAGACTGTTTAA
- a CDS encoding beta-ketoacyl-ACP synthase III: MTFARITGTGSYLPDQIVTNKDLEKTVDTTDQWIRERTGIEQRHIAVKGQTTVDLAEQAALRAIDAAGIDAADIDLIVFATSTPNKIFPSSACILQARLGIRGCPAFDIQAVCSGFVYALATADKFIKTGTSKKVLVIGAEVFSRIIDWSDRGTCVLFGDGAGAVILEASDETGILSTHLHADGSYEKLLHVPCGIAENPEKFKAGLGYVEMKGNEVFRMAVNTLGRIVDETLAHNNMKKSDIDWLVPHQANMRIIAATARKLNMPMDQVVVTVNKHGNTSAASIPLALDEAVRDGRIKRNEVVLLEAFGGGFTWGSALLRF; the protein is encoded by the coding sequence ATGACCTTCGCACGTATTACCGGCACTGGCTCGTATCTGCCGGACCAGATTGTTACCAATAAAGATCTAGAAAAAACTGTGGACACCACGGACCAGTGGATCCGCGAGCGCACCGGCATTGAGCAGCGCCATATTGCGGTGAAGGGTCAAACCACGGTTGACCTGGCCGAACAGGCCGCATTGAGAGCCATAGATGCCGCCGGAATAGACGCTGCAGATATTGACCTGATCGTGTTCGCTACTTCTACGCCCAATAAAATATTCCCAAGCTCCGCCTGTATTCTGCAGGCGCGCCTGGGCATTCGAGGCTGTCCCGCTTTTGACATTCAGGCTGTATGCAGCGGTTTTGTGTACGCGCTGGCCACCGCGGATAAGTTTATAAAAACCGGAACCAGCAAAAAAGTGCTCGTCATTGGTGCCGAGGTATTCTCTCGTATTATCGACTGGAGCGATCGCGGTACCTGCGTGTTGTTCGGCGATGGCGCCGGTGCGGTTATTCTTGAAGCCAGTGATGAAACTGGGATTTTGTCCACCCATCTTCACGCCGACGGCAGCTATGAAAAACTTCTTCACGTGCCATGTGGCATCGCCGAAAATCCTGAAAAGTTCAAGGCAGGCTTGGGCTATGTGGAAATGAAAGGCAATGAAGTCTTCAGAATGGCGGTAAACACGCTGGGTAGAATTGTTGATGAAACCCTTGCCCACAACAATATGAAAAAATCGGATATTGATTGGCTTGTGCCCCACCAGGCTAATATGCGCATTATCGCAGCGACCGCTAGAAAACTGAACATGCCGATGGATCAGGTTGTAGTAACCGTTAACAAGCATGGCAATACCTCAGCAGCGTCTATTCCTCTGGCCCTTGATGAAGCTGTACGTGATGGCCGGATCAAGCGGAACGAGGTTGTTTTGCTGGAAGCGTTTGGCGGCGGTTTTACCTGGGGGTCTGCGTTACTACGTTTTTAA
- the cysT gene encoding sulfate/thiosulfate ABC transporter permease CysT — MSTANQASVVKPQRWSLAKGRSKRVLPGFGLSLGISLFFISLVLLLPLTGLVIEMSAMTLSEFWFVITDPRVVASYKVTALAALAASLFNGAFGLLLAWVLVRYEFPGKRLIDAVVDLPFALPTAVAGITLATLFAANGWYGQWLTKLGIEVAFTPVGIVVAMAFTSLPFVVRTVQPVLEELAPEDEEAAVSLGASDAHVFRRVIFPALWPALVTGVALSFTRSLGEFGAVIFIAGNMPYISEVTSLMIFIRLQEYDYAAASAIASVVLLASLVLLFSITVWQARYLKRLEGR, encoded by the coding sequence ATGTCCACTGCCAATCAGGCCAGCGTTGTGAAACCACAGCGCTGGTCGCTTGCTAAGGGCCGCAGTAAGCGGGTATTGCCGGGGTTCGGTCTGAGCCTCGGCATTTCGCTGTTCTTTATCAGCCTGGTTCTGCTATTGCCACTGACCGGTCTGGTCATTGAAATGTCCGCCATGACCCTCAGCGAATTCTGGTTTGTAATCACTGATCCACGGGTGGTTGCCTCCTATAAGGTAACCGCACTGGCGGCATTAGCCGCGTCGCTGTTCAACGGCGCATTTGGCCTGCTGCTGGCCTGGGTATTGGTGCGCTATGAATTTCCCGGAAAACGCCTGATTGATGCAGTGGTAGATCTACCCTTTGCGTTACCCACCGCCGTTGCCGGTATTACTCTGGCAACGCTGTTCGCCGCAAACGGCTGGTATGGACAATGGCTCACCAAACTGGGCATTGAAGTTGCCTTCACTCCGGTTGGCATCGTGGTGGCTATGGCGTTTACCAGCTTACCGTTTGTGGTGCGCACTGTGCAGCCGGTTCTGGAAGAGCTGGCACCGGAAGATGAAGAAGCCGCCGTAAGCCTGGGCGCCAGCGACGCCCATGTGTTTCGCCGGGTCATTTTTCCGGCACTATGGCCAGCATTGGTCACCGGTGTGGCTTTGTCGTTCACCCGCAGCCTTGGCGAGTTTGGCGCGGTTATCTTCATTGCCGGCAACATGCCCTACATCAGTGAAGTCACCAGCCTGATGATCTTTATCCGCCTACAGGAATACGACTACGCGGCGGCCAGCGCGATCGCCTCGGTTGTTCTGCTGGCATCACTGGTGCTGCTGTTTTCCATTACGGTATGGCAAGCGCGCTATCTCAAACGCCTGGAAGGACGCTAG
- the cysP gene encoding thiosulfate ABC transporter substrate-binding protein CysP, whose protein sequence is MQRKLKGLVTGLALSASLFAPAALSADRELLNSSYDIARELFAAYNVHFNEYWNEKTGDNVEVSQSHAGSSKQAQAIIQGLKADVVTFNQVTDIDILHTRGNLIPENWAERLPNNSSPYYSTMAFLVRKGNPKNIQNWDDLVKEDVALVMPNPKTSGNGRYTYLAALGYAQETFGDDQQKIDGFLRDFLGHVKVFDSGGRGATTTFIERGIGDALLTFESEVLNLVDRYDNGEYEVVTPKVSFLAEFPVTWIDDYVKQNGTEELAKAYLEHLYSEDAQRLLAGFNNRVHNEVVKKETSDRFPDVKLLPISAIAGSWENATEEHFASGGKLDQLQRRK, encoded by the coding sequence ATGCAACGTAAACTCAAGGGCCTGGTTACCGGCCTCGCGCTCAGTGCCTCGCTCTTCGCACCTGCCGCTTTATCGGCCGATCGTGAACTGCTGAACTCATCCTATGACATCGCCCGTGAACTGTTCGCCGCTTACAACGTGCATTTCAATGAATACTGGAATGAAAAGACCGGCGACAACGTTGAAGTCAGCCAGTCTCACGCAGGCTCTTCCAAGCAGGCACAAGCGATTATTCAAGGTCTGAAAGCCGACGTGGTTACCTTTAACCAGGTTACCGACATCGACATTCTGCACACCCGCGGCAACTTGATTCCTGAAAACTGGGCCGAGCGTTTACCAAACAACAGCTCTCCTTACTACTCGACTATGGCGTTCCTGGTGCGTAAGGGTAATCCGAAAAACATCCAAAACTGGGACGACCTAGTAAAAGAAGACGTCGCTCTGGTTATGCCCAACCCGAAAACCTCCGGTAACGGTCGTTATACCTACCTGGCCGCACTGGGCTACGCCCAAGAGACCTTTGGTGACGACCAGCAGAAAATAGACGGCTTTCTGCGGGACTTTCTGGGCCACGTAAAAGTCTTCGACAGCGGCGGTCGTGGCGCTACGACCACTTTTATTGAGCGTGGTATTGGCGACGCTCTACTAACGTTTGAATCGGAAGTACTGAATCTGGTCGACCGCTACGACAACGGCGAATACGAAGTTGTCACGCCTAAAGTCAGCTTTCTGGCCGAATTCCCGGTGACCTGGATAGACGATTACGTAAAACAGAACGGCACCGAAGAACTGGCCAAAGCTTATCTTGAGCACCTTTACAGCGAAGACGCCCAGCGCCTGCTGGCCGGATTCAACAACCGCGTGCACAACGAGGTCGTCAAAAAGGAAACGTCTGACCGCTTCCCGGATGTCAAATTACTGCCCATCAGCGCCATTGCCGGCAGCTGGGAAAACGCCACCGAAGAACACTTTGCCAGTGGCGGCAAACTTGACCAACTGCAGCGTCGGAAGTAA
- a CDS encoding ABC transporter permease, which translates to MKSETSARPFWMLKFAISDLRSRISALKVFLACLILGVTLVAATASLYRVIEQSLLADTRMLLGGDVELEASEPLPDEVLAWVRATGSLSLVRELDTMVSGAASGEGEGEDGGASFVRAEILIPDAAYPLYGKLQLMPDQPLAELTSQKNDLWGAIIDPLLAERLGQSIGDQIQIGAATFRISGLIQAQPDRSLNANWRGLPIMISEAAVEATGLIRPGSRVDYEYRVQTDRNLDVWLDEFEQAFPDTRWDTTTFAERSERLSERLDQIATALILIAFTTLFIGGLGVANSIHAYLDEKLGTIATLQTLGLRRRPLVGIYLLQIGLLGSMAGIIGGAIGLALSAAAIGLAGDAFALPGSVDAGQWVALWLVPLLLSWLFAVLTAYVFALPALARALAASPAGLFRGRVQAASHEPRSWRIASYLLLAAYIAATLLWLPSPQLGFLFLLAVVLLWGLLEGLIKGLQRAARDLEDSGFAGRNFARRLALANLHRPDSPLRATLLSLGTALTLVVACTLLVGTLLRALESTIPAEAPALILYEVFFDQIDPLKSGLESLDPASQIELLPLVRGRLAAINNQPIADVLADNSQARREAMGDEYKLSYLSGNPEDLELVSGSWWSSPAAEGEPAFMAMEDREANQLGLKVGDRVEFQAEGQTIAAEIKALYQQKGLQTRFWFEGVLQDGALDELIGRYVGVVYQTDPAAKTSQQWLARNIPNVITLRTADWLETAGNLLKKAAAGLATVALVSLTASLLVLSSVVSVSRRRQLYEANLLHCLGARHQAIRQSMLLETGLLTLLSTVFATALGALIALPLASMLLKLPAGDLWWLGALVAGAVSSLALLAGLLPTLRALRLNPALLLREG; encoded by the coding sequence ACCTCTGCCGGATGAAGTGCTTGCATGGGTTCGTGCGACCGGCAGCCTCTCGCTGGTTCGAGAGCTCGATACGATGGTAAGCGGGGCAGCGAGTGGTGAAGGTGAAGGTGAAGACGGCGGCGCAAGCTTCGTCAGAGCCGAGATACTGATTCCGGATGCCGCCTATCCGCTTTACGGCAAGCTGCAACTAATGCCGGATCAACCACTTGCAGAGCTAACTTCACAGAAGAATGATCTTTGGGGCGCCATCATTGATCCTTTGCTTGCTGAGCGTCTGGGCCAGTCCATTGGCGATCAGATTCAGATTGGCGCAGCAACTTTTCGCATCAGCGGCCTGATTCAGGCGCAGCCGGATCGCAGCCTGAATGCCAACTGGCGCGGCTTGCCGATCATGATTTCCGAAGCGGCGGTAGAAGCAACTGGGCTGATTCGGCCGGGCAGCCGCGTTGACTACGAATACCGGGTGCAGACCGATCGCAATCTGGACGTCTGGCTGGATGAATTCGAGCAGGCGTTTCCCGATACCCGCTGGGATACCACAACCTTTGCCGAGCGCAGCGAACGCCTGTCCGAAAGGCTTGACCAGATTGCAACGGCGCTCATTCTGATCGCTTTTACCACGCTGTTCATTGGCGGCCTGGGTGTCGCCAACAGCATACATGCCTACCTGGACGAAAAGCTTGGCACCATCGCCACACTGCAAACACTGGGCTTGCGCCGCCGGCCTTTGGTGGGCATTTATCTTCTTCAGATTGGCCTGCTGGGCAGCATGGCCGGCATCATCGGCGGCGCCATCGGGTTGGCGCTGTCTGCCGCAGCCATTGGTCTGGCCGGTGATGCCTTTGCGCTGCCCGGCTCTGTTGATGCTGGCCAGTGGGTAGCTCTTTGGCTTGTGCCATTGCTGCTGAGCTGGCTGTTTGCGGTGCTGACGGCCTACGTTTTCGCACTGCCGGCGCTGGCCAGAGCACTTGCTGCGTCGCCGGCAGGCCTGTTCCGCGGCCGGGTTCAGGCGGCCAGCCATGAGCCTCGCAGCTGGCGGATAGCGAGTTATCTTCTGCTAGCGGCCTACATTGCCGCCACTCTTCTCTGGCTACCCTCCCCGCAACTCGGGTTCCTGTTTCTGCTGGCTGTTGTGCTGCTCTGGGGCTTACTGGAAGGTCTGATCAAGGGACTGCAACGCGCTGCCAGAGATTTGGAAGACAGCGGCTTTGCTGGTCGAAATTTTGCACGCCGACTGGCGCTGGCCAATTTGCACAGGCCAGATTCACCGTTGCGGGCAACCCTGCTCTCGCTGGGTACGGCGCTGACTCTTGTGGTGGCTTGCACCCTGCTTGTGGGCACCCTCCTTCGCGCGCTGGAATCCACGATCCCGGCCGAAGCCCCTGCCCTGATCCTGTATGAGGTTTTTTTTGATCAGATTGACCCGCTCAAGTCTGGCCTCGAATCCCTTGATCCGGCCAGTCAGATTGAACTATTGCCACTGGTTCGTGGCCGCCTGGCGGCGATCAACAACCAGCCAATCGCGGATGTTCTGGCAGACAACTCGCAAGCCAGACGCGAGGCCATGGGTGATGAGTACAAGCTCAGTTATCTGTCAGGAAACCCGGAAGATCTAGAGCTCGTCAGTGGCAGCTGGTGGTCGTCGCCGGCAGCAGAGGGTGAGCCCGCCTTCATGGCGATGGAAGATCGTGAAGCCAACCAGCTCGGGCTGAAAGTAGGAGACCGAGTGGAGTTTCAGGCTGAGGGCCAGACAATTGCCGCCGAAATTAAAGCCCTGTACCAGCAAAAAGGCCTTCAAACCCGATTCTGGTTCGAAGGCGTTCTGCAAGATGGCGCGCTGGACGAGTTGATTGGCAGGTATGTAGGCGTGGTTTACCAAACCGACCCGGCCGCAAAAACGTCACAGCAGTGGCTGGCCAGAAACATCCCGAATGTGATTACCCTGCGCACAGCCGACTGGCTCGAGACCGCCGGTAACCTGCTCAAAAAAGCAGCGGCCGGCCTTGCCACCGTTGCTTTGGTCAGCCTGACGGCGAGCCTTCTTGTGCTGTCCAGCGTGGTCAGTGTCAGCCGCAGACGACAGCTATACGAGGCCAACCTGCTTCACTGCCTTGGCGCGAGGCACCAGGCTATTCGGCAGTCCATGCTGCTGGAAACCGGGTTACTTACCTTGCTTTCTACCGTGTTCGCGACCGCACTCGGAGCGCTGATTGCCCTTCCACTGGCCAGCATGTTGCTAAAACTGCCGGCAGGCGATCTGTGGTGGCTTGGCGCGCTGGTGGCGGGCGCCGTCAGCTCCCTTGCCCTGCTGGCAGGCCTGCTGCCAACGCTGCGGGCGCTGCGGCTGAACCCGGCCCTGCTGCTGCGGGAGGGTTGA
- a CDS encoding AI-2E family transporter, producing MIVQTGSDESDKTNGNPLNNSDGMIQAVNVRSVSLVILATVATLFFIDWAQAILLPLVVAVLISYALDPLVTGLERLRLPRTLAAGLVITVVIAICAAASVPLKDEAMDLLNKIPQAVERFQREEARNPVKEESVIEKAQEAAIKIEETTASDDKRDSSRTRATLVRIAKEPFDLRNFIMQGSPAALVLFSQVLSVLLLVFFLLAVGKLYRLKVVRIAGPSFGRMRKAAHIMADFHHQVRRFLFVTLIGAVFVGIITWLAFMALGFEQAGLWGVLAGVASAVPYLGPVLIFLATGAAAFVQFGSVNMALAVSLTSLIITSIQGNILTPVLTARVSSLNAVVIFIGLLVWGWLWGPVGLIVATPLLMMTKSLCDSVVNLRPLGELLGK from the coding sequence ATGATAGTACAGACAGGCTCTGACGAATCCGATAAAACCAACGGGAACCCTCTGAACAACTCCGATGGAATGATTCAGGCGGTAAACGTTCGAAGCGTATCACTGGTCATTCTGGCGACCGTCGCCACTTTGTTTTTTATCGACTGGGCGCAAGCCATTTTATTGCCCTTAGTGGTGGCGGTGCTGATCAGCTATGCGCTCGACCCGCTGGTAACCGGGCTCGAACGTTTGCGACTGCCGCGAACTCTTGCCGCTGGGTTGGTGATCACCGTCGTTATAGCCATTTGCGCAGCCGCAAGCGTGCCTTTAAAAGATGAAGCGATGGATCTTTTAAACAAAATTCCGCAAGCGGTTGAGCGCTTTCAGCGTGAAGAGGCGAGAAATCCTGTAAAAGAAGAAAGCGTTATCGAAAAGGCCCAGGAGGCCGCAATCAAAATTGAAGAAACGACCGCGTCAGACGATAAAAGAGACAGCTCCCGGACTCGCGCTACATTGGTGAGGATTGCAAAAGAGCCCTTCGATCTCCGCAATTTTATTATGCAGGGCTCACCTGCTGCACTGGTGCTGTTCTCGCAGGTGCTTTCAGTGTTGCTGCTGGTATTTTTCCTGTTGGCCGTAGGCAAGCTCTACCGTTTGAAAGTTGTGCGCATTGCCGGGCCGTCGTTTGGCCGTATGCGCAAAGCGGCCCATATCATGGCAGACTTCCACCATCAGGTGCGGCGTTTCCTGTTTGTGACGTTAATCGGCGCGGTATTTGTAGGCATCATAACCTGGCTGGCATTCATGGCTCTGGGCTTTGAACAAGCCGGCCTGTGGGGTGTGCTCGCCGGTGTGGCCAGTGCCGTTCCTTATCTGGGGCCTGTTCTGATTTTCCTAGCCACAGGGGCAGCAGCGTTTGTTCAGTTCGGCTCGGTCAATATGGCCCTTGCGGTGTCGTTGACCTCACTGATCATTACCAGTATTCAGGGCAACATACTTACCCCGGTGTTAACGGCGCGCGTGTCGAGCCTGAACGCCGTTGTTATTTTTATTGGTTTATTGGTCTGGGGTTGGTTGTGGGGGCCGGTCGGTTTGATTGTCGCCACGCCCTTGTTGATGATGACAAAATCCCTATGTGATTCTGTGGTCAACTTGAGGCCCCTGGGTGAATTGCTGGGAAAGTAA
- a CDS encoding sulfite oxidase yields the protein MTTQPASLSRRRLLVGSAGAMASVSLLGMVPLARAEEPKTLPDFVKWKDQSALIVHSANTMETQRGAIGSGVVTPSTHLFVRNNLPAPGGITDNPDAWEVAIDGVASPKTFTVADLKKMNVTSVASVLQCSGNGRAFFTHGPGGTQWATGAAGCVVWTGVPLSDVIKELGGNIEDARYITATGGETLPAGLDPKTLMVKRSVPLRALDQAMLVWEMNDQPLPLSHGGPLRFVVPGYFGVNNVKYVKNITLTKDQTDAKIQASGYRFRDVGVKGAPDQPSMWEMPVKSWVTAPLEGAKTGRNMIYGVAFGGVNDLEKIEVSVDGGKNWKQARFLGPDLGPFAWRPFVLGTDLPAGEHRIVSRATDVEGNTQPPERTPNERGYGNTSWQDHGVTVNVT from the coding sequence ATGACAACCCAACCTGCGAGCCTCAGCCGCAGACGTTTACTGGTTGGCAGCGCCGGCGCCATGGCCTCTGTCAGCTTGTTAGGCATGGTGCCACTGGCGCGTGCCGAAGAGCCCAAAACCCTGCCTGACTTCGTGAAATGGAAAGATCAATCTGCGTTGATCGTGCACAGCGCGAACACTATGGAAACCCAGCGTGGTGCCATTGGTAGCGGTGTGGTAACGCCAAGCACCCATTTGTTTGTGCGTAACAACCTGCCCGCGCCCGGCGGCATCACGGATAACCCGGATGCCTGGGAAGTTGCCATTGATGGTGTGGCATCGCCCAAAACCTTTACGGTTGCCGATCTGAAAAAAATGAATGTCACGTCGGTTGCGTCTGTATTGCAGTGTTCCGGCAATGGCCGCGCTTTCTTTACCCATGGCCCGGGCGGAACCCAGTGGGCCACCGGCGCTGCGGGCTGTGTCGTTTGGACAGGCGTGCCCCTAAGCGATGTGATCAAAGAACTGGGTGGCAACATTGAAGATGCCCGTTACATAACCGCCACGGGCGGCGAGACTCTGCCTGCAGGTTTGGACCCGAAAACCCTGATGGTAAAGCGCTCTGTCCCCCTTAGAGCGTTAGACCAGGCTATGCTGGTGTGGGAAATGAACGATCAACCCTTACCCTTGAGCCATGGCGGGCCTTTGCGTTTTGTTGTGCCGGGCTACTTTGGTGTCAACAACGTTAAGTACGTCAAAAACATCACTCTTACGAAAGACCAAACCGACGCCAAAATTCAGGCCTCGGGCTATCGCTTTCGCGACGTTGGCGTAAAAGGCGCCCCGGACCAACCTTCCATGTGGGAAATGCCGGTTAAGTCCTGGGTAACTGCTCCTCTAGAAGGCGCAAAAACCGGTCGTAATATGATTTATGGCGTGGCCTTTGGCGGTGTTAATGATCTTGAGAAAATAGAAGTCTCTGTCGACGGTGGCAAAAATTGGAAACAGGCCCGTTTCCTGGGACCGGATTTAGGACCTTTTGCATGGCGTCCGTTTGTACTGGGCACCGATCTGCCGGCCGGCGAGCATCGCATCGTCAGTCGTGCCACCGATGTTGAAGGCAACACTCAACCACCTGAGCGTACGCCGAACGAACGCGGTTATGGCAACACCAGCTGGCAAGATCACGGCGTTACCGTTAACGTAACTTGA